Within the Staphylococcus argenteus genome, the region TGGTACAAAAAGAGGTAGAACAGATTACTAGTCATGTACTGATTCGTGGTCGACATCCTAATGAATTTGTTTCTGAGTTTAAAAAGCAAACCAATTCTACTTCTTATAACGCCAGTAGATTGTTAGTAACCGAATCAGCACGTGTACAAACAGAATCACAAAAGATAGCTTATCTTAAAGATTTAGGCGAAGATGGCAAATATAAATATGTTGCCAAAATAGATAGTAAAACATCTAAATTATGTCATTCACTCAACGGAAAAATATTTAAAGTTAAAGATATGATACCAGGTGTGAATGCACCACCTATGCATCCTTGGTGTAGAAGTACCACAGTGCCACATGTCAGCAGTTGGCGAGATAAGTTCTTTAAAGAGCGTGAAGGTAAGTATCAAGTAGAAGTAAAAGAAGCAAAATTACAGGAAAAAGCTAAAAACCAGATGAAAGAAATGATTGAAAGTGGTAAAATAAAAATAGAAATAAATCCTGAAAAACAGAATAGACATAACAAAAATCATCAATTGTTTAAAAATAGTAAAAGACAAGCAATAATAAATAATTATTTATTACCAAGTTATACTACTGTATCAATTCAAAAACTTAATGAATTATTATCAGACAAAGTAGGGACAGGTGAAATTTTATTATTAAGAGGTAAGTTTAATCAAAAAGAGATCATAGATTTTGAATTTGTAATTGGAAAATCATTTGTAGAAGGTAAATATATAGATACAACTTTTGGAAAAGTACATTATTCTAGAACAGGAACACATGTGGTTCCATATGTTAAAAAGGAGGTTGAATAATGAGAATAGCAAGGGCCTATGGTCATAAAGTTAAAGTAATTTTAAAAGATAATAATAATATAGTTGGAAATGTCATTAATTTTGAAAACCCAATCGAAAGTGATACTGGGAATTTCGTAATGGATTTAGAGACCTCAATGGGTATATATTCTATAGATGACTCTGAAATTAAAGACATACAAATAATTACAAAATAGCATCCTTTCTAAACAGATAAAGAGAAAGTGGTGCTATTTTTATACATTTTTTTAACCTTCTAATGTGAAGGTTATTTTTTATTGTCCAAAACGTGCTGATGACATTTTAAAAGCAAGTATGGAATATCAGTCGACAGACTATAAACGGAGGTATATCTCATGGAAAGAAATGAAAGTAATATTACTGATGTAACTCAGAACGAAGAGCAACTAGACAACAGTGATGAACAATCACAACAGAATGAGAAAACATTTTCTCAAGAAGAAGTATCACAATTGATTAAAGAGCGTATATCTAGAGAACACAAAAAATCAGATGAACGTATTAAAGACGCCAGAGAAAACAATGAAGTAGCTTATTTATTAAAAGGTGGTAAAGTTACAAAAGTATATGGCGGACAAGATAGTGTATCTTTTGTGCCAGGGGAAAAAGCAACCGAATTGTTATTTAACAGTAAACCTAATACAATTATTATGTTACATAACCATCCTGGTCAGTCAGGTTTTTCAGAATATGATTTATTTACATTTTTTAAGCATCCATCAATAAAATCAATGACAATCGTTACTAATAAAGGACAAGTAAAATTTATTACCAAGTCAGATAGGTTTCAAGGTAAAATAGTGAGTAAATTTTGTGCTAAATATTTTACGCATATTAATATTATTAATGATAGCCATATTGAAAAATTATTGAAAAATTTTATAGTATAAATATGATTAAATATAAAGTGAGATGATATTAATTATGTTAGATTCTCAATTAGATGGAAATGTAACTGCAAAAGAATTGAGTGAATCTTTTAAAGAATTAGTTGAAGAATTTGAACGTATAGAAAAAGCGAATAAGAATTCAAATTCAAAAGATAAACAGCATCCTTTCTAAACAGATAAAGAGAAAGTGGTGCTATTTTTTGCGTTATTATAACAACTAAGGATACCAAGCCGCACACCTTCAACAAAATCCTCATCTAAACCAATCGATTCCCTAAGCTCAATTTTAAACACAAAGCTTATCTGTAAACATGCACACCTATAAAAATCTGATTATCCAAAAGTCATAAACATGTCCATATTAAAAACTTAAATAGTGCATTCCATTTAAAATAAACATCGATATTCCTACCAAAATAGATTAAGTAATTCAATTGTTAATAGGTCACTTCTTTCATAAAATAACAACAACCATCATAATACTTTTCTAATTTCTTCAAATTAAAGCAAATACAGCGCAAATTTACCTTTATAAAAATATAAAACAAAACAAGATACTCAACAATCTATGGTATCTTGTTTTGGTGGACTGTAATTTCAAATCATCAACAATTTCAAATGCACGGTTTCATATCTACATGTTCATATACAAGCCAATAAACATAACTACTCAACTGAACTTGCTTAATTAAAAGTGAATCGCCAGATGACACGCTTCAACGTTATTAAATCAAATCTAATAATTTATTTAAATTTTCTTCGGTTGTCGCCCAGCTGGTTGCAAACCTTACAACACGATGCTGATCATCGTATTTTTCCCAAACAGCAAATTTAACTTTTTCTTCTAACGCTGCTATTTTCTCGTTACTTAAAATAAAAAATTGTTGATTGGTTGGAGAATCAAAGTAAAGACGATAGCCTTTATTTATAAATCCTTGTTTCATCTTATTTGCCATTTCGATAGCATGTCTACTTATTTTAAAATACAAATCATCCGTAAATAATTCTAAAAATTGTATACCAGTTAACCGTCCTTTTGCTAAAAGGGCGCCGTGATGTTTGATTCGAGTTGTAAATTGTTTCGGCTCATTATTTTTCGTGAAAACAATAGCTTCCCCGCATAGCGCACCAATCTTTGTACCACCTATATAAAATACATCACAATATTTAGCGATGTCTTTAATAGTCATATCTGATTGGTCACTCATCAAACCATATCCTAATCGTGCACCATCCATAAATAATGGAATCTTATATTGTTTACATACTTTGGAAAGTGTTTCTAATTCAGACTTAGAATATAGAGTGCCATATTCAGTCGGATGTGAAATGTATACCATTCCTGGGAATACCATATGGTCCTTTTTAAAATCACTTTTAAATGTTTCCATATAAGCTTCAACTTCTGAAGCGCTAATTTTCCCTTCATTAGATGGCAATGTAATTACTTTATGACCGCTGTATTCAATAGCACCACCTTCATGTACTGCAACATGTCCCGTATCTGCTGATATTACACCTTCGAAACTTTCTAACATAGAATTGATGACGACTTGATTGGTTTGTGTTCCTCCTACTAAAAAACGAACTGTAGCATTAGGACAATCAATTGTATCTTTAATTTTTTCAATTGCCTGTGCTGTGAATTGATCAAAGCCATATCCTGAAGCTTGTACAAGATTTGTATCCAATAGTCGTTTCAATACTTTTTCATGTGCACCTTCTAAATAATCATTTTCAAATGAGATCACTATTTTTCCCCCTAAAACTAACTTAATCATTTTAATATGATGAACTAAGTCGAAACACCACTTTAAAATTAAAAATAAACTTTAATAGTATAATTATATTATTGGCATCCAGTATAGTTGAATAAATATATTATACATTAAACAACCAACTAATAAAATTAAATAATGCTTTTTATAATCTTCTACGTACTAAAGATAATATACACAATAATGATTGAATTTTAATGATAAAAGTTCTATGATTTAAGAAATAGAGAAAAGAGGGGATTAAAATGGAACAAATAAAACTTAAAACGTTTACAGCTGAATCATTAGAGGTATTAGAAACAAACATTAATGCTTTTTTGAGTTCTGAAGAAGCTGCAAATTTAAAATTAGTAAATGTTACTATTAAGGAAATAGAAGAAAGAACATTCCCAAATAATGAAGAAGAATTCAATGCAATATTAACTTTATCTGTGAATAAATAATATAATGAGAAAGGTGCAAAAATATTTTTTGTGCCTTTCTTTATAGGAGAAAAGACTATGCAATTTACATTTTCAAATGATTTAGGAACACTTTTTACCATCATTTTAGCCATTGGATTTATCATTAATTTGGTTCTAGCGTTTATTATTATTTTTTTAGAAAGAAATAGACGTACAGCTAGCTCAACTTGGGCATGGCTAT harbors:
- a CDS encoding threonine aldolase family protein, with product MISFENDYLEGAHEKVLKRLLDTNLVQASGYGFDQFTAQAIEKIKDTIDCPNATVRFLVGGTQTNQVVINSMLESFEGVISADTGHVAVHEGGAIEYSGHKVITLPSNEGKISASEVEAYMETFKSDFKKDHMVFPGMVYISHPTEYGTLYSKSELETLSKVCKQYKIPLFMDGARLGYGLMSDQSDMTIKDIAKYCDVFYIGGTKIGALCGEAIVFTKNNEPKQFTTRIKHHGALLAKGRLTGIQFLELFTDDLYFKISRHAIEMANKMKQGFINKGYRLYFDSPTNQQFFILSNEKIAALEEKVKFAVWEKYDDQHRVVRFATSWATTEENLNKLLDLI